The region AGTCCACCCACACCGTCTCGCGCAGGTCCGCCGCCGACAGGTCCGCCTCGTCCAGCCGCAGCCCCTCCAGCACCCGGCCCCGCAGGTCGATGCCCTTGCACCGGGCCAGCATCAGGTTGCAGTGGTCGAACGCGTACCCCACCCCGCGCAGCGACGTCAGCCCCGCCCCCGTCATCCGGCACCCCGAGAACACCGCGTCGGTCAGCAGCGCCCCCTGCCACCGGGTGTTGGCCAGGTCCACCCGCTCGAACCGCGCCTCGGTGCACTCGGCCCCGCCGAACACCGCCCCCGCGGCCCCGCCGCCGACGAACCGGGTCCCCTCCAGCTCCGCGCCCTCCAGGCGCGCCCCGTCCAGCCGGCAGTCCCGCACCACCGCCTCGGCCAGGTCCACCCCGCGCAGGTCCGCCCCCGACAGGTCGCACCCCACCAGCTCCCGGGGCGCGCCCCCCGCGCTCCCCCACTCCTCCCGCAGATCGGCCCCCGCCAGATCCGCGCCCTGCAACGACTCCCGAGAAACATCCGTGCCCATGGGCGCGCACCCTACCGTGCACCGCCGACAACGCGCCGCCGGAACCGCTCAGTCGCGCAGCTTCAGCGCCAGGAACAGGTCCACCCGGTGCTCCAGGTTGCTCAGGTCCCGGCCGGTCAGCTCCTCCACCCGGCCGATCCGGTACCGCAGCGTGTTCACGTGCACGTGCATCGCCGCCGCGCACCGCTGCCAGGACCCCGAGTGCTCCAGGAACCGCTCCAGCGTCTCCACCAGCTCCGACCGGTGGTCCCGGTCGTAGGCCACCAGCGGGCCCAGCAGCCGCTCCCGGTAGGAGCTCTGCACCTCCTCCGGCACCGACGCCAGCAGCAGCTCGTGGGAGTCGATCTCCGCCCCCGCGATCACCCGCCACCGCCCGCCCCGCAGCTCCGCCAGCCGCCGCGCGTGCCGGGCCTCCACCGCCGCGCCCCGCAGCTCCGGGACCCCGCGCGCCGCCGAGGACGACCCCAGCGCCAACCGGTGGTCCAGCAGGCCGCCCTCCAGCACCCGGGCCCCGGCCACCAGCACCGTGCGCACCCGCTCGGCCGCCTCCCGGGGGTCGCCGCCCGCGGGCACCGGGACCAGCGCCAGCGTGTCGCCGTCCCCGTCCCCGGTGACCACCGCGCCGGGCAGGTCGGCCACCAGCTCGGCCACCACGTGCCGGGTCAGCTCGCCCGCCCGCGGCGCGGGCAGCATCACGGCGCTGACCACCACGTGGTCCTCGCCCCCGCCCTGCGGAGTGCCCCGCAGCAGCGCCGCCACCTCGTCGAACCGCTGCGCCGCCAGCAGCCGGGCCACCCCCTCCAGGTGCCGGGCCTCGGTGCTCCACCGGTCCTCCACCCGCCCCCGGGCCAGCACCGCCACCGACCCCAGCTCGGCGACCGTCTCGCGCTCCTCCTCCGACCACACCGCCTCGTCGCCGGCGCACACCAGCAGCCACCGCGACAGCGGATGCGACCGCGACGTGGCCACCTCCCGCACCGTC is a window of Nocardiopsis changdeensis DNA encoding:
- a CDS encoding pentapeptide repeat-containing protein is translated as MGTDVSRESLQGADLAGADLREEWGSAGGAPRELVGCDLSGADLRGVDLAEAVVRDCRLDGARLEGAELEGTRFVGGGAAGAVFGGAECTEARFERVDLANTRWQGALLTDAVFSGCRMTGAGLTSLRGVGYAFDHCNLMLARCKGIDLRGRVLEGLRLDEADLSAADLRETVWVDSRLRGASLVGARLAGADLRGADLGEFTVEQAQYLRGAMIGPAQARLLLGALGITLAD
- a CDS encoding PucR family transcriptional regulator; translation: MRLGDLIAVERLHLRFLAGAEEADREVGWAYTTDLLEPARYLRGGELVLTGMMWREGPGDSDRFVASVESAGAVAIGAGTALGSVPEDLVQACLRRGMPLVEVPPETSFGAVTEEVLGSHTRRRFAGLARHRDRLRQAVAEVAAGADFAEVFARASAQVGVRAWVVSPTGRLVAGDGAGLGAAEREWLAARALAWPLLPHTTRVPGAGEAVVTVREVATSRSHPLSRWLLVCAGDEAVWSEEERETVAELGSVAVLARGRVEDRWSTEARHLEGVARLLAAQRFDEVAALLRGTPQGGGEDHVVVSAVMLPAPRAGELTRHVVAELVADLPGAVVTGDGDGDTLALVPVPAGGDPREAAERVRTVLVAGARVLEGGLLDHRLALGSSSAARGVPELRGAAVEARHARRLAELRGGRWRVIAGAEIDSHELLLASVPEEVQSSYRERLLGPLVAYDRDHRSELVETLERFLEHSGSWQRCAAAMHVHVNTLRYRIGRVEELTGRDLSNLEHRVDLFLALKLRD